From Leopardus geoffroyi isolate Oge1 chromosome B4, O.geoffroyi_Oge1_pat1.0, whole genome shotgun sequence, a single genomic window includes:
- the LOC123590733 gene encoding LOW QUALITY PROTEIN: apolipoprotein L2-like (The sequence of the model RefSeq protein was modified relative to this genomic sequence to represent the inferred CDS: deleted 2 bases in 1 codon): MEDIIEYFQDSVSWDDLHLLLTDQEAWESFMAEANLSREEADVLHAGLCELQADLCMEGRERIQRDHLEERFLNDYPRLKQELKGQIRKLHKLADKVDKVHRGCTISNIMASSAGVMSGVLTILGLGLAPVTSGISLSLLATGVGLRTASAVTTVSSSIVKHSSTSSAEAKARRLASAGDNRGKTIAKALCQNTPRMFSVTNSFVRVLRNIGKNVHAIRLAKASPQQPVPRGLTAGRVSVRSDKRVKKVFGGTVLAMIRGAQIMDVGTVITSLLVDVANLVEESKHLHQGAKAESAERLRQQAQLLENKLKELNRMYESLK, from the exons ATGGAGGATATCATTGAGTATTTCCAGGACTCAGTGAGCTGGGATGACCTACATCTCCTGCTGACTGACCAGGAAGCCTGGGAGAGCTTCATGGCTGAGGCCAACTTGTCCAG GGAGGAGGCAGATGTGCTACACGCAGGTCTGTGTGAGCTGCAGGCAGACCTGTGtatggagggcagagagaggatccaaagagaCCACCTGGAGGAGAGGTTTTTGAACGACTATCCCCGGTTGAAACAGGAGCTTAAGGGGCAAATACGAAAGCTCCACAAGCTGGCGGACAAGGTTGACAAGGTACACAGGGGCTGCACCATCTCCAACATCATGGCCAGCTCCGCCGGCGTGATGTCTGGGGTCCTGACCATCCTGGGCCTGGGTCTGGCACCTGTGACATCAGGGATCAGTCTGTCACTCTTGGCAACGGGGGTGGGGCTGCGAACAGCATCTGCTGTGACCACTGTGTCCAGCAGCATCGTGAAGCACTCGAGCACGTCGTCCGCGGAAGCCAAAGCCCGTCGCCTGGCATCAGCTGGCGATAACAGAGGGAAGACCATTGCAAAGGCTCTGTGTCAGAACACACCCCGAATGTTTTCCGTAACAAACAGTTTCGTGCGAGTCCTGCGAAACATTGGAAAGAATGTTCATGCCATCAGGCTGGCCAAAGCCAGTCCTCAGCAGCCTGTGCCAAGAGGTT TGACAGCTGGGAGAGTCTCAGTTCGAAGTGACAAGCGGGTGAAGAAAGTTTTTGGAGGCACTGTTCTGGCAATGATCAGAGGAGCCCAGATCATGGACGTGGGCACCGTGATCACCTCCCTTCTGGTGGATGTGGCCAACCTTGTGGAAGAGTCAAAGCACCTGCATCAGGGGGCAAAGGCAGAGTCGGCTGAAAGGCTGAGACAGCAGGCCCAGTTGCTAGAGAACAAGTTGAAGGAGCTCAACCGGATGTATGAAAGTCTAAAGTAG